The Deinococcus proteolyticus MRP genome includes a window with the following:
- the hutU gene encoding urocanate hydratase: MTTEPRVIRAPRGPQKTAKGWIQEAAKRMLMNNLDPEVAEHPEQLVVYGGRGKAARTWEAFDKIVETLDRLENDETLLVQSGKPVAVFRTFPHAPRVLIANSNLVPHWATWEEFDRLDAAGLMMYGQMTAGSWIYIGTQGILQGTYETFAAAAKKHFGGSLKGTITVTAGLGGMGGAQPLAVKLAGGVAICIEVDPTRIEKRLETRYLDEVANSLQDAIKKAEGYKAEGVARSIGVLGNAAELVPALVEMNWTPELITDQTSAHDPMWGYIPPVRPDEDAGQLRAEHAEEYRARAYEAMAGHVRAILELQKRGAVAFDYGNNLRQRALEAGVENAFDYPGFVPAFIRDSFCEGRGPFRWVALSGDPEDIYATDRALLELFPEDERLQSWLTYAADQIAFQGLPARICWLGYKERDQAARLFNDMVRDGRLKAPIVIGRDHLDAGSVASPYRETEAMLDGSDAVSDWPLLNFATGIASGAAWMSFHHGGGVGLGFSQHSGLVALADGSDEAAERLSRCLVNDPGMGVIRHADAGYEHAIETARERGIDLPSLGIGNRE; the protein is encoded by the coding sequence ATGACGACTGAACCCCGTGTCATCCGCGCCCCCCGTGGCCCCCAAAAAACCGCCAAGGGCTGGATTCAGGAAGCGGCCAAGCGCATGCTGATGAACAACCTCGACCCCGAAGTGGCCGAGCACCCCGAGCAGCTTGTCGTATACGGCGGGCGCGGCAAGGCGGCCCGCACCTGGGAAGCGTTCGACAAGATTGTGGAAACGCTGGACCGCCTGGAAAACGACGAAACCCTGCTGGTCCAGAGTGGCAAGCCGGTGGCCGTCTTCCGGACCTTCCCGCATGCGCCCCGCGTGCTGATTGCCAACTCCAACCTGGTGCCGCACTGGGCCACCTGGGAAGAATTCGACCGCCTGGACGCCGCCGGCCTGATGATGTACGGTCAGATGACGGCCGGCAGCTGGATTTATATCGGTACGCAGGGCATCTTGCAGGGCACCTACGAAACGTTTGCTGCAGCGGCCAAAAAGCACTTCGGCGGCAGCCTGAAAGGCACCATCACGGTGACTGCCGGTCTGGGCGGCATGGGCGGAGCGCAGCCACTGGCAGTCAAGCTGGCCGGTGGGGTCGCCATCTGCATCGAGGTGGACCCCACCCGCATCGAGAAGCGCCTGGAAACCCGCTACCTGGACGAGGTGGCCAACAGCCTGCAGGACGCGATCAAAAAGGCGGAAGGATACAAGGCCGAGGGCGTGGCGCGTTCTATCGGCGTGCTGGGCAACGCCGCCGAGCTGGTGCCCGCTCTGGTCGAGATGAACTGGACTCCGGAGCTGATTACCGACCAGACCAGCGCCCACGACCCGATGTGGGGCTACATTCCCCCGGTGCGCCCCGACGAGGACGCCGGCCAGCTGCGCGCCGAGCACGCCGAGGAGTACCGTGCGCGGGCCTACGAGGCGATGGCCGGGCACGTGCGGGCCATTTTGGAACTGCAAAAGCGCGGCGCGGTGGCTTTCGACTACGGCAACAACCTGCGCCAGCGGGCCCTGGAAGCCGGCGTGGAGAACGCCTTCGACTACCCCGGCTTCGTGCCGGCCTTTATCCGCGACTCGTTCTGCGAGGGGCGCGGCCCCTTCCGCTGGGTGGCGCTGAGCGGCGACCCCGAGGACATCTACGCGACCGACCGGGCGCTGCTGGAGCTGTTCCCGGAAGATGAGCGGCTGCAAAGCTGGCTGACCTACGCCGCCGACCAGATTGCCTTCCAGGGCCTGCCCGCCCGCATCTGCTGGCTGGGCTACAAGGAGCGCGACCAGGCTGCGCGGCTCTTCAACGATATGGTGCGCGATGGCCGCCTCAAGGCTCCTATCGTGATTGGCCGCGACCACCTGGACGCCGGCAGCGTCGCCAGCCCTTACCGCGAAACCGAAGCCATGCTGGACGGCAGCGACGCGGTCAGCGATTGGCCGCTGCTGAACTTCGCCACCGGCATCGCCTCGGGCGCGGCGTGGATGAGCTTCCACCACGGCGGCGGTGTGGGCCTGGGCTTCTCGCAGCACTCCGGCCTGGTGGCGCTGGCCGACGGCTCCGACGAGGCCGCCGAACGCCTCAGCCGCTGCCTGGTGAACGACCCCGGTATGGGCGTGATTCGCCACGCCGACGCCGGCTACGAGCACGCGATCGAAACGGCGCGGGAGCGCGGCATTGACCTGCCGAGCCTGGGAATCGGGAACAGGGAGTGA
- a CDS encoding IclR family transcriptional regulator: MSRTLQTVTGAVRILEAFDADRTEWRLSELAAFLDLPTSTLHEQLETLTATGLLHKLGRGRYGLGWRLLKLSSALYSSLPWYGPAHDAMNALARGTRRLAFVAVLDRGTPLQAGPQVLCIARSVQGREGEAVEGETRFELPARDTASGRLLFALHGLALPLPGWPDQAAAIRAAGLAVTQDEWSPGTSSLAAPVRGAGGEVLCALGLSLPSRRLNEREMLERRLRAAAGEVSWALGCRPPPKP; encoded by the coding sequence ATGTCCCGCACCCTCCAGACCGTGACCGGCGCTGTCCGCATCCTGGAAGCGTTCGACGCCGACCGCACCGAGTGGCGCCTAAGCGAGCTGGCCGCGTTCCTGGACCTGCCCACCTCCACGCTGCACGAGCAGCTGGAAACCCTGACGGCCACCGGGCTGCTGCACAAGCTGGGGCGGGGGCGCTACGGCCTGGGCTGGCGGCTGCTGAAGCTGTCCAGTGCGCTGTATTCCTCGCTGCCCTGGTACGGCCCGGCCCACGACGCCATGAACGCCCTGGCGCGGGGCACCCGCCGGCTGGCCTTTGTGGCAGTGCTGGACCGGGGCACGCCCCTGCAGGCCGGGCCGCAGGTGCTGTGCATCGCCCGCAGTGTGCAGGGCCGCGAGGGCGAGGCGGTCGAGGGTGAAACCCGTTTCGAGCTGCCCGCCCGCGACACGGCCAGTGGGCGGCTGCTGTTCGCGCTGCACGGGCTGGCGCTGCCGCTGCCGGGCTGGCCTGACCAGGCGGCCGCAATCCGCGCCGCCGGCCTGGCCGTGACCCAGGACGAGTGGTCGCCCGGCACCTCCAGCCTGGCCGCGCCGGTACGGGGGGCGGGGGGCGAAGTGCTGTGTGCCCTGGGCCTCAGCCTGCCCAGCCGCCGGCTGAACGAGCGCGAGATGCTGGAGCGGCGGCTAAGGGCGGCCGCCGGGGAGGTCAGCTGGGCGCTGGGGTGCCGCCCACCCCCGAAGCCCTGA
- a CDS encoding CotH kinase family protein, with the protein MPQKLTVRKVLALTGFLVSGVIPAQAQGSAGANSLFAEPQGFSHAGLKTPEQETPAAAGTILRYTLQGSRPTATSQALTGRLQLTPPAPAVGPLALHPTTLPGSRLAWRAPAGEFPRLTVVRTQAFRNGVAEGPAVTRSYALGRNAELLRGPLPVVSLTLEPGDLVGREQGIYVPGSGRTLAQTNFSARGRESERPVHVEWFENGQRLLAQDAGVRISGNATRALPQKSLNLYARSSYGPGKFRFSPFAERGPDTFDKLRLRSSGQDQEWTRFRDCLIHDLLRPTGLDVQRCRPARVFVNGEYWGLHNLREDADPETLAGRHRIQAKDVVIVDTYGLLEEGDKGDDASFWELLELLETGGSVQEVEQRLDLNNTFDYLAAQLFTGNDDWPENNASLWRHSGPPRRGPADGRWRWIVEDTDQAYNHPDAPSVKRLLGLSPQFPVDAQAPATLAFRYVMNDPKLRGRFLARLDRHMQTTFAPQRALDRIDFYHGLLAPEMPRTVARWHQPASLERWEFEVGVLRDFAVERPRHLRAELASLR; encoded by the coding sequence ATGCCCCAAAAATTAACTGTTCGTAAAGTCCTGGCGCTGACCGGATTCCTGGTTTCCGGTGTAATCCCTGCACAGGCCCAAGGCAGTGCAGGCGCGAATTCCCTGTTTGCAGAGCCTCAGGGCTTCAGCCACGCCGGCCTGAAGACACCAGAGCAGGAGACACCAGCCGCAGCTGGAACCATCTTGCGCTATACGCTGCAGGGGTCGCGGCCCACGGCAACCTCGCAGGCGCTGACCGGCAGGCTACAGCTCACGCCTCCAGCGCCGGCAGTCGGTCCACTGGCGCTCCATCCCACCACACTGCCGGGCAGCCGCCTGGCCTGGCGGGCCCCTGCGGGCGAGTTTCCCCGGCTGACCGTGGTCCGCACGCAGGCTTTCCGGAACGGCGTGGCCGAGGGGCCGGCAGTCACGCGCTCCTACGCGCTGGGCCGCAACGCAGAGCTGCTGCGAGGACCGCTGCCGGTGGTGTCGCTCACGCTGGAGCCCGGCGACCTGGTGGGCCGGGAACAGGGCATCTATGTGCCGGGCAGCGGCAGGACACTGGCCCAGACCAATTTCAGCGCCCGTGGCCGTGAATCCGAGCGGCCCGTGCATGTGGAGTGGTTCGAGAACGGGCAGCGCCTGCTGGCCCAGGACGCAGGGGTCCGTATCAGCGGCAACGCCACCCGCGCCCTGCCGCAAAAGTCGCTGAACCTGTACGCCCGCTCATCGTACGGGCCGGGCAAGTTCCGCTTCTCGCCGTTCGCAGAGCGCGGCCCGGACACCTTCGACAAGCTGCGGCTGAGAAGCAGCGGCCAGGACCAGGAATGGACCCGTTTCCGCGATTGCCTGATTCATGACCTGCTGCGCCCCACCGGGCTGGACGTGCAGCGCTGCCGCCCGGCGCGGGTGTTTGTCAACGGCGAGTACTGGGGCCTGCACAATCTCCGCGAGGACGCGGACCCGGAAACCCTGGCTGGCCGCCACCGCATCCAGGCCAAGGACGTGGTCATCGTGGACACTTACGGCCTGCTGGAAGAAGGCGACAAGGGCGACGACGCCAGCTTCTGGGAACTGCTGGAACTGCTGGAAACCGGCGGCAGCGTGCAGGAGGTAGAGCAGCGGCTGGACCTGAACAACACCTTCGACTATCTGGCCGCGCAGCTGTTTACCGGCAATGACGACTGGCCCGAAAACAATGCCTCACTGTGGCGCCACAGCGGTCCGCCACGGCGCGGCCCCGCCGATGGGCGCTGGCGCTGGATTGTGGAAGATACCGACCAAGCCTACAACCACCCCGACGCTCCTTCGGTGAAGCGGCTGCTGGGCCTCAGCCCACAGTTCCCGGTCGACGCGCAGGCGCCGGCCACACTGGCTTTCCGTTATGTGATGAACGACCCCAAGCTGCGCGGCCGCTTCCTGGCACGGCTGGACCGGCACATGCAGACCACCTTTGCCCCGCAGCGTGCCCTGGACCGCATCGACTTTTACCACGGCCTGCTGGCCCCGGAAATGCCCAGAACCGTGGCCCGCTGGCACCAACCGGCGTCACTGGAACGCTGGGAATTCGAGGTGGGCGTGCTGCGCGACTTCGCCGTAGAACGTCCCCGGCACCTGCGGGCCGAACTGGCCTCGCTCCGCTAA
- a CDS encoding DUF1990 family protein — protein sequence MSEQSKQKASDGFGPLIERRYWTEFRNSEKSAREIMAYIQRNIEEFSPKTLASFEKEEGSDYTLRPGDEFHITILGPWNGDVRVLEVGDTSFRMETLEGHPEAGEITFFIEPVELFENALHFEIRSLARSRDGLVAVTYDKLGVGKKAQEMTWVEFCERVCQFAGGEAIGDVQVRTRYEEDLDRQTQAEAE from the coding sequence ATGAGCGAACAAAGCAAGCAGAAGGCCAGCGACGGGTTCGGTCCCCTGATTGAGCGCCGCTACTGGACCGAGTTCCGCAATTCCGAGAAGTCGGCCCGGGAAATCATGGCCTACATTCAGCGCAACATCGAGGAGTTCAGCCCCAAGACGCTGGCCAGCTTCGAAAAGGAAGAAGGTTCCGACTACACCCTGCGCCCCGGCGATGAGTTCCACATCACCATCCTGGGACCCTGGAACGGCGATGTGCGTGTGCTGGAAGTGGGCGACACATCTTTCCGTATGGAGACGTTGGAGGGTCACCCCGAGGCCGGCGAAATCACCTTTTTCATCGAGCCGGTCGAACTGTTCGAGAACGCCCTGCACTTCGAAATCCGCTCGTTGGCCCGCTCACGCGACGGCCTGGTGGCTGTCACCTACGACAAGCTGGGCGTGGGCAAAAAAGCGCAGGAGATGACCTGGGTGGAGTTCTGTGAGCGGGTCTGCCAGTTTGCGGGCGGCGAGGCCATCGGGGACGTGCAGGTCCGCACCCGCTATGAGGAAGACCTGGACCGCCAGACCCAGGCCGAGGCCGAATGA
- a CDS encoding DUF1990 domain-containing protein produces MTRSGGARRLSHLGRLGALGQLRQPLSPEEQRRQLYERQSYRLQQYLSAKPNFDPSRLSEYTAATGWHVDDYEQDLMPESPGAPWPDGSFQAARQVLQNYTFPPPDLITGIFTPDTPLEERVMVLRGRFLLFTFWFGVKVSRVVDEIRDLPGGGQEAVWGYSYQTLEGHYEMGQIDFTIHKVLDTGRVTLRIHAVSRTGHIPNLIYRIGFRVFGRYLQRRFAYSSMRRLKEQVGDMLREGRLTPPPSQTPVQPAQPGDLPPQVEQHLDEQTGSHLSEDRQSSPADQAEKS; encoded by the coding sequence ATGACCCGCTCCGGTGGGGCCCGGCGCCTGAGCCATTTGGGCCGCCTGGGAGCGCTGGGGCAACTGCGTCAGCCGCTCAGCCCCGAGGAGCAGCGCCGGCAACTGTACGAGCGCCAGAGTTACCGCCTGCAGCAGTATCTGAGCGCCAAGCCCAACTTCGACCCCAGCCGCCTGAGCGAGTACACCGCCGCTACCGGCTGGCATGTGGACGACTACGAGCAGGACCTGATGCCTGAAAGCCCCGGTGCCCCCTGGCCCGACGGTTCCTTTCAGGCAGCCCGGCAGGTGCTGCAGAACTACACCTTCCCGCCGCCTGACCTGATTACCGGCATCTTCACGCCCGACACTCCGCTGGAGGAGCGTGTCATGGTGCTGCGCGGCCGCTTTTTGCTGTTTACCTTCTGGTTCGGCGTGAAAGTGAGCCGCGTGGTGGACGAGATACGCGACCTGCCCGGAGGCGGCCAGGAAGCGGTCTGGGGCTACTCGTACCAGACCCTGGAAGGCCACTACGAGATGGGCCAGATTGACTTCACCATTCACAAGGTGCTGGACACCGGCCGGGTCACCCTGCGCATCCACGCCGTGTCGCGCACCGGGCATATTCCCAACCTCATCTACCGCATCGGTTTCCGGGTGTTCGGGCGCTACCTGCAGCGGCGCTTTGCCTACAGCTCCATGCGGCGGCTCAAGGAACAGGTGGGCGACATGCTGCGCGAAGGCCGGCTGACCCCGCCACCCAGCCAAACGCCGGTGCAGCCCGCGCAGCCCGGTGACCTCCCGCCGCAAGTGGAGCAGCACCTGGACGAACAGACCGGCTCACACCTGAGCGAAGACCGCCAGAGCAGCCCGGCGGACCAGGCCGAGAAAAGCTAA
- the hemG gene encoding protoporphyrinogen oxidase, translating into MTDDTAQNDPLSTAPTVPLPTVQLPTAPHTAAAGNPSQQAGELPVIVVGGGLTGLSAAWELQQQGVPYVLLEAGDYLGGKVQTELWDDFLVEKAADAFVLGKPWALELAREVGLEPELIHPREDTKRLYFLKGGQLLPFPEHLRMFVPLDEEAFRRSGVLSPEGTERMLAEVNVPPRENADEDESLASFIQRRFGEEAMNFIVPMAAGIYVANPHELSMQMAFPQFLAMEQKYGSLIAGHRALPPRTTPVFGSFRGGMSELPRAVGRALTGEVRLNTPVQQVHADGVTLAGGQRLRGRGVVVTAPAWFSGPMLSHDFPQAAELIQALKTNSSVAVILAYREDQFAADMNIHGLQVDWSEGIPMTAITVHSGKMHGRAPQGHVLLRVFFKNTEPGEARRLAEKYVQELFGVTGEPLFHAFGDWRGKNPAYVVGHLDHLAAIRAALPAQVQVAGASFTGVGLPDCVNAGRTAARAVLAQG; encoded by the coding sequence ATGACCGATGACACTGCCCAGAACGACCCCCTCTCCACCGCGCCCACTGTGCCCCTGCCCACTGTGCAGCTGCCCACGGCACCGCACACTGCCGCAGCGGGGAACCCCAGCCAGCAGGCCGGCGAGCTGCCGGTCATCGTGGTGGGCGGCGGCCTGACCGGGCTGAGTGCCGCCTGGGAGCTGCAGCAGCAGGGCGTGCCGTACGTGCTGCTGGAAGCCGGCGATTACCTGGGCGGCAAGGTCCAGACCGAGCTGTGGGACGACTTCCTGGTGGAGAAGGCCGCCGACGCCTTCGTGCTGGGCAAGCCCTGGGCGCTGGAGCTGGCCCGCGAGGTGGGCCTGGAACCCGAGCTGATTCACCCCCGCGAGGACACCAAGCGGCTGTACTTCCTGAAAGGCGGTCAGCTGCTGCCTTTCCCCGAACACCTGCGGATGTTCGTGCCGCTGGACGAGGAAGCCTTTCGCCGCAGCGGCGTGCTGAGCCCGGAAGGCACTGAGCGGATGCTGGCCGAGGTCAACGTGCCGCCCCGCGAGAATGCCGACGAGGACGAGTCGCTGGCGTCGTTTATCCAGCGGCGGTTTGGCGAGGAAGCCATGAACTTCATCGTGCCGATGGCCGCCGGCATCTATGTCGCCAACCCGCATGAACTGAGCATGCAGATGGCGTTCCCGCAGTTCCTGGCGATGGAGCAGAAATACGGCAGCCTGATTGCCGGGCACCGGGCGCTGCCGCCGCGCACCACGCCGGTGTTCGGGTCGTTCCGGGGCGGCATGAGCGAGCTGCCCCGCGCCGTGGGCCGGGCCCTGACCGGCGAGGTGCGGCTGAATACCCCGGTGCAGCAGGTTCACGCAGACGGTGTGACGCTGGCGGGCGGCCAGCGCCTGCGCGGGCGCGGCGTGGTGGTCACGGCCCCGGCCTGGTTCAGCGGGCCGATGCTGAGCCATGATTTTCCGCAGGCCGCCGAACTGATTCAGGCCCTGAAAACCAACTCCAGCGTGGCCGTTATCCTGGCCTACCGCGAGGATCAGTTTGCCGCCGACATGAACATTCACGGCCTGCAGGTGGACTGGTCGGAAGGCATTCCCATGACTGCCATCACCGTACATTCGGGCAAGATGCACGGCCGCGCACCGCAGGGGCATGTGCTGCTGCGCGTGTTTTTCAAGAACACCGAACCTGGCGAGGCCCGCCGGCTGGCCGAAAAGTACGTGCAGGAGCTGTTCGGCGTGACCGGGGAACCGCTGTTCCACGCTTTCGGGGACTGGCGCGGCAAGAACCCGGCCTATGTGGTGGGGCATCTGGACCACCTCGCCGCTATCCGGGCGGCGCTGCCGGCCCAGGTGCAGGTGGCCGGAGCCAGCTTTACCGGCGTGGGCCTGCCCGACTGCGTCAACGCCGGGCGCACGGCGGCGCGGGCGGTACTGGCACAGGGCTGA